The Methylomicrobium agile genome has a segment encoding these proteins:
- a CDS encoding YgiW/YdeI family stress tolerance OB fold protein, which produces MKRLSTLTTLIILAFVANAALAEYAGPSNVPAMTVKQLLDTGTDDQYATLRGRLVSHDGGKHYTFADDSGKLRVEIEPQLLPAGQTLDAKTRVEISGEFDKDFGEAEELEVKQLKVLP; this is translated from the coding sequence ATGAAACGCTTATCGACCTTAACGACCTTGATTATTCTCGCTTTCGTTGCCAATGCCGCGCTGGCGGAATACGCCGGCCCAAGCAATGTGCCGGCCATGACCGTCAAGCAATTGCTGGATACCGGCACGGACGACCAATACGCGACCTTACGCGGCCGGCTAGTGTCGCACGACGGCGGCAAACATTACACCTTTGCCGATGACAGCGGTAAATTGCGCGTGGAAATCGAACCGCAACTGCTGCCGGCCGGCCAAACCCTTGACGCCAAGACCCGAGTGGAAATCAGCGGCGAGTTCGACAAAGACTTCGGCGAGGCGGAAGAATTGGAGGTCAAACAACTCAAAGTGTTGCCTTGA
- a CDS encoding sensor histidine kinase, which yields MTGWLSQWLRGKTGGVYSLRRRLLVSVLGASALLWSISLAIMVNIAWDETNDVFDDGLEDAAQLIRAAGADLSGPAVANTDPIDRDRRHAGIYYQLVANNRVLRRTGPTPDEPFVTDFDRHKGFRTAWVGMAPWRVFVLRDEEGGLEVQVGQPLEARTEILEELADDLIWPAMTLLALLGAVIWLAISRLIGPIEQTALTIAGKTPEDLTPVAVVEQPVELQPIVNALNTVLGRLDHALQAERRFTADAAHELRTPLSALRMKIQLLERQHPEHRPSLRQLYQDTDRCTALIENLLALARFDAAQASALPREPVALPDLLDELRCYHLPQAETGQIGLAVECRVAALVGNTDLLRIALRNLLDNALRYCPPGCRVRIEAQYIAGGIRLAVRDDGPGVEASQRSRLAGRFFRVLGSDRSGSGLGLSIVERIAALHGATLHFETGLDQRGLSAVLDFPIAGQEKNAV from the coding sequence GTGACCGGTTGGCTTTCGCAATGGCTGCGCGGCAAGACCGGCGGCGTTTATTCGCTGCGTAGGCGATTGTTGGTTTCGGTGCTGGGGGCCAGCGCGCTGTTATGGTCGATCAGTTTGGCGATCATGGTCAATATTGCCTGGGACGAAACCAACGATGTGTTCGACGACGGTCTGGAAGACGCCGCGCAATTGATTCGCGCGGCCGGAGCCGATTTGTCCGGGCCGGCCGTGGCGAATACCGACCCGATAGACCGCGACCGCCGCCATGCCGGCATTTATTACCAACTCGTCGCCAACAACCGCGTATTGCGCCGCACCGGGCCGACCCCCGATGAACCGTTCGTGACCGATTTCGATCGGCACAAAGGGTTTCGAACCGCATGGGTCGGCATGGCGCCGTGGCGGGTATTCGTCTTGCGCGACGAAGAGGGCGGCCTCGAAGTCCAGGTCGGCCAGCCGCTGGAAGCACGCACCGAAATTCTCGAAGAATTGGCGGACGATCTGATCTGGCCGGCCATGACGTTACTGGCATTACTCGGCGCGGTTATCTGGCTGGCGATCAGCCGGTTGATCGGACCGATCGAACAAACGGCGTTGACCATCGCCGGCAAGACGCCGGAAGACTTGACGCCGGTGGCGGTTGTCGAACAACCGGTGGAATTGCAACCGATCGTCAATGCGCTCAATACCGTGTTGGGCCGTTTGGACCATGCGCTGCAAGCCGAACGCCGCTTCACCGCGGACGCCGCCCACGAATTGCGCACGCCGCTGTCCGCGCTGCGGATGAAGATCCAGTTGCTGGAACGGCAGCATCCCGAGCATCGGCCGTCGTTACGCCAGCTCTACCAGGACACCGACCGCTGCACCGCGCTGATCGAAAATCTGCTGGCGCTGGCCCGTTTCGATGCCGCCCAGGCGTCGGCATTGCCGCGCGAACCTGTGGCGTTGCCGGATTTGCTCGACGAACTGCGCTGCTATCATTTGCCCCAAGCCGAAACCGGACAGATCGGGTTGGCCGTGGAGTGCCGCGTGGCGGCATTAGTCGGCAACACGGATCTGTTGCGTATCGCGCTGCGCAATTTGCTCGACAACGCGCTGCGTTACTGCCCGCCGGGGTGCCGGGTGCGCATCGAAGCGCAGTATATTGCCGGCGGGATACGTCTGGCGGTGCGCGACGACGGTCCGGGAGTCGAAGCATCCCAGCGCAGTCGGCTGGCCGGGCGTTTTTTTCGGGTGCTCGGCAGCGACCGGAGCGGTAGCGGCCTAGGGCTGTCCATCGTCGAGCGCATTGCCGCGCTGCACGGCGCCACGCTGCATTTCGAGACCGGCCTCGATCAACGCGGCTTGAGCGCAGTGCTGGACTTTCCCATCGCCGGGCAGGAAAAAAACGCCGTTTAG
- a CDS encoding dynamin family protein, whose product MDWKTASTHYAHQLKTALDVRRHALDLLELASVAELRITPEQKDKLRKAGEPAEKLMRRLQNGEFRIAVVGLEKAGKSTFVNAWLGCDLLPAKTARCTFTTTQIYSVPHDSEQRLETLPKTEQEFSAYQKDLREQAESPDKSAAQKADNDLMVIEQHRGTLHEIIQEGRKTYGFSRLEEVKESLTRYVADERYAHAMHEARLYTSRLAAVDGVVFYDVPGLDSGLAKHIEESRDMLADCDAIILVQRRDIDLKAHEQDLIKFGAEGDPYLKLADKLFVFWGQIDLQPSQQVLDDNWRQLLQKWAAQQIPEQRIVRGSAGAHLVLHGFDIPQVGSFEQTLQKMQSLTGIGQPDKVKKATGIDELQQRIQHYLDNERTALLKKRCDGMINDIVLSAREIYQTVAAVYPEDPAQAQRAQENNNREAFSQWWHNRWQKIRADVNNRFRDGNELSVKNRQLFRERYENLVREKMNGLPSRQLEKRQQIFDSVSNPVFDAGKANIHWREALHSDVRQMIAELAKNLALELQQEALDVIGELEKQLWGSKAVKKRLIENDEQYVLLLEHSLNTLFLRFARPVVELLIRGPVGSDTRKKARENIGADIEIIDNYYSGGEPALGRLKPYVNHGIKLLTDEQERREVLGPTVGPALEALIGANAFATIAVHAAKTLAENLPSPENGDGKDAMIAEVEADLRVLEHYLIYGIFEASGFSAFCQQELDQLRDTFLDPSRTWAGTVQNEWLEGNPELLRELPPTLQTFKFDTETSDRLKQLGIALNAIAGIH is encoded by the coding sequence ATGGACTGGAAAACCGCCTCAACCCATTACGCCCACCAGCTTAAAACCGCTCTGGACGTGCGTCGCCATGCCTTGGATCTGCTTGAATTGGCATCCGTTGCCGAATTACGGATCACCCCTGAACAAAAAGACAAGCTGCGCAAGGCTGGTGAGCCGGCGGAAAAACTAATGCGGCGCCTGCAAAACGGCGAGTTCCGCATCGCCGTGGTCGGTTTGGAAAAAGCCGGCAAAAGCACTTTTGTTAATGCTTGGTTGGGCTGTGATCTGCTGCCCGCAAAAACCGCCCGTTGCACGTTTACTACGACGCAGATTTATTCCGTCCCGCACGATAGCGAACAGCGCCTGGAAACCTTGCCGAAAACCGAGCAAGAATTTTCGGCTTACCAGAAGGATTTACGCGAGCAAGCCGAGAGCCCGGATAAAAGCGCGGCGCAAAAAGCCGATAATGATTTAATGGTGATCGAACAACATCGCGGAACCTTGCATGAAATCATTCAAGAGGGCAGAAAAACCTACGGTTTCAGTCGTCTGGAAGAAGTGAAGGAGTCACTGACGCGTTATGTTGCCGACGAACGCTACGCCCATGCCATGCACGAAGCCCGGCTCTATACGTCCAGGCTGGCGGCGGTGGACGGCGTGGTATTCTACGACGTGCCGGGACTGGATTCCGGTTTGGCCAAGCATATCGAGGAGTCGAGGGATATGCTGGCCGATTGCGATGCGATTATTCTGGTGCAGCGCCGCGATATTGACCTGAAAGCGCACGAGCAGGATTTGATTAAATTCGGCGCGGAAGGCGATCCGTATTTGAAACTGGCCGATAAATTGTTTGTGTTTTGGGGACAAATCGACCTGCAACCTTCGCAACAGGTGCTGGACGACAACTGGCGGCAATTGCTGCAAAAATGGGCGGCGCAGCAAATACCGGAACAGCGCATCGTGCGCGGTTCCGCCGGGGCGCATTTGGTTTTGCACGGCTTTGACATTCCGCAAGTAGGCAGTTTTGAGCAAACGCTGCAAAAAATGCAGTCGTTGACCGGCATCGGCCAGCCCGACAAAGTGAAAAAGGCTACCGGCATTGACGAATTGCAACAGCGCATCCAGCATTACCTGGACAACGAACGCACCGCGTTGCTGAAAAAACGTTGCGACGGCATGATTAACGACATTGTTCTATCCGCCCGCGAAATTTATCAAACGGTCGCCGCCGTTTACCCGGAAGACCCGGCGCAAGCCCAACGCGCCCAGGAAAACAATAACCGCGAAGCGTTCAGCCAATGGTGGCATAACCGCTGGCAAAAAATCCGCGCCGACGTCAACAATCGCTTTCGGGACGGCAACGAACTTTCCGTGAAAAACCGGCAATTGTTTCGGGAGCGGTATGAAAACTTGGTCAGGGAAAAAATGAACGGCTTGCCCTCCAGGCAATTGGAAAAACGGCAGCAGATTTTCGATAGCGTCAGCAATCCTGTCTTTGATGCGGGCAAAGCCAATATTCATTGGCGGGAAGCATTGCATAGCGATGTCCGCCAGATGATTGCGGAGCTGGCGAAAAATCTGGCGTTGGAATTACAGCAGGAAGCCCTGGATGTAATCGGCGAACTGGAAAAACAATTATGGGGCAGCAAAGCCGTTAAAAAGCGCTTGATCGAGAATGACGAACAGTACGTCTTGCTGCTGGAACATAGCCTGAACACGTTATTTTTACGTTTTGCCCGGCCGGTGGTCGAATTGCTGATACGCGGGCCGGTAGGCAGCGATACCCGCAAGAAAGCGCGGGAAAATATCGGCGCGGATATTGAAATTATTGACAATTACTATTCCGGCGGCGAACCGGCTCTGGGACGGTTGAAACCCTACGTCAATCACGGCATCAAGTTGCTGACCGATGAGCAAGAGCGCCGGGAAGTGTTGGGGCCGACCGTCGGGCCGGCGCTTGAGGCTCTGATTGGCGCCAATGCCTTTGCCACCATCGCGGTTCATGCCGCCAAAACGCTGGCCGAGAACCTACCCTCGCCGGAAAACGGCGACGGCAAGGACGCGATGATCGCCGAAGTGGAAGCGGATTTAAGGGTATTGGAGCATTACTTGATTTACGGCATTTTCGAGGCTTCCGGCTTTTCTGCGTTTTGCCAGCAAGAACTGGATCAGTTGCGCGATACCTTTTTAGACCCAAGCCGAACTTGGGCGGGAACCGTGCAAAACGAATGGCTGGAGGGCAATCCTGAATTGCTGAGAGAATTGCCGCCGACACTGCAAACTTTCAAGTTCGACACCGAAACCAGCGATCGGTTAAAGCAATTGGGGATAGCGTTGAACGCTATAGCCGGCATACATTAA
- a CDS encoding DUF2490 domain-containing protein yields MSGIVSKALNNLHFHKLPARSAGFVLLAGSLWGATAQADSVENMAGSWSSLTLSGKLGDFSPGLRGFRWTLIDQTRLRDDSPSAWRLNEDQFYAQMGFSVNSYASVWLGYVHDWHHSLGKTDYHESRPYQDLLFDFPVARFKAKLRTRLEERVNQSTGNVGIRLRQMATLRLPLAFIDPKLSLYLGDEVLCHLNANSFGATGFSENRAMAGFSFQLNRQLGVDMGYVGQTIQETGGDTVLTHNVNANLSYRF; encoded by the coding sequence ATGTCCGGAATCGTTAGCAAAGCGCTAAACAATCTTCATTTCCACAAATTGCCCGCCAGATCGGCTGGGTTCGTCCTGCTGGCGGGCAGCCTGTGGGGGGCAACGGCACAAGCCGATTCCGTGGAAAACATGGCGGGCAGTTGGAGTTCGCTCACTCTTTCCGGAAAGCTCGGCGATTTCTCTCCCGGGCTTCGGGGATTCCGCTGGACCCTTATCGATCAGACGCGCCTGCGGGACGACAGTCCCTCTGCCTGGCGCCTCAACGAAGACCAGTTCTATGCGCAGATGGGCTTTTCCGTCAATTCCTACGCCAGCGTCTGGCTGGGCTATGTCCATGATTGGCATCATTCTCTCGGCAAGACCGACTACCACGAAAGCCGGCCCTACCAGGACCTGCTGTTCGACTTTCCGGTCGCGCGCTTCAAGGCCAAGCTCCGCACCCGTCTGGAAGAGCGGGTCAACCAGTCTACGGGCAACGTGGGTATCCGTCTGCGACAAATGGCCACGCTCCGGCTTCCCCTGGCATTCATCGATCCGAAACTGTCGCTGTACTTGGGCGACGAGGTGCTCTGCCATCTGAACGCCAATAGTTTCGGGGCGACGGGTTTCAGCGAAAACCGCGCGATGGCGGGATTCAGTTTCCAACTCAACCGGCAGCTCGGCGTGGACATGGGGTATGTGGGGCAAACCATTCAGGAAACCGGCGGTGACACAGTTCTCACGCATAACGTGAATGCCAACCTGAGTTACCGGTTTTAA
- a CDS encoding MlaA family lipoprotein, whose protein sequence is MQKFKILMKGAILGLASLAAGCASALKDERDPWEGFNRNMQSFNDNLDDYVMKPVAQGYQWITPHFVDRGITNFFSNIGDIGVTINDLLQMKMAQGGQDGARFLVNTTAGLAGFIDVASMIHLQKHNEDFDQTLGYWGTPTGPYLVLPFFGPSSPRGVGGLMGDAAMNPISYVSLGLSTGISTAISGGLFATNAVDFRADNLTSEKIATEAALDRYEFFKNAYLQQREYLVHDGKIPQDKAHEEYHFNIDEELDKELTPPVSPY, encoded by the coding sequence ATGCAAAAGTTTAAGATACTCATGAAAGGGGCAATATTGGGCTTGGCATCGTTAGCGGCCGGTTGCGCGAGCGCACTGAAGGATGAGCGCGATCCGTGGGAAGGGTTTAATCGCAACATGCAATCCTTTAACGACAATCTCGACGACTACGTGATGAAACCGGTCGCGCAAGGTTATCAATGGATCACTCCCCACTTCGTCGATCGCGGGATTACCAATTTTTTCAGCAATATCGGCGATATCGGCGTCACGATCAACGACTTGCTGCAGATGAAAATGGCTCAGGGCGGGCAGGACGGCGCGCGCTTTCTGGTGAATACGACGGCCGGCCTTGCGGGTTTTATCGATGTGGCCTCGATGATCCACCTGCAAAAACATAACGAAGATTTCGATCAGACGCTGGGTTATTGGGGCACTCCGACCGGCCCTTATCTGGTGCTGCCGTTTTTCGGCCCCAGTTCGCCGCGCGGCGTGGGGGGCTTGATGGGCGATGCGGCGATGAATCCGATCAGTTACGTGAGTTTGGGCTTGTCTACCGGTATTTCCACCGCCATATCCGGTGGTCTCTTCGCGACGAATGCGGTCGACTTTCGTGCCGACAACCTCACCTCCGAGAAGATTGCCACCGAAGCGGCGTTGGACCGTTACGAGTTCTTCAAGAACGCCTATCTCCAGCAGCGCGAATATCTGGTGCACGACGGCAAGATTCCGCAGGACAAGGCGCATGAAGAGTATCACTTCAATATCGATGAAGAGCTGGATAAGGAGTTGACTCCGCCCGTCAGCCCTTATTGA
- a CDS encoding response regulator: MRILLAEDDPSLGATLQSWLQLDGYAVDWVKRGDHAELALRTQSYQCLLLDRGLPGLSGDRLLSGLRAHGNDMPVLLITARDALSDRIAGLDLGADDYLVKPFDLEELSARLRAAIRRGSGQAAGVLRHGGIVLDPAGKQITQNGAAVVLTAREFAILHALMLHGGRPVSRDRLEDALYGWGEEVESNTVEVHIYHLRKKLGRRLIRTLRGLGYVLEAP; encoded by the coding sequence ATGCGTATCCTGCTCGCCGAAGACGATCCGTCGTTAGGCGCCACCCTGCAATCCTGGCTGCAACTCGACGGCTATGCGGTCGATTGGGTTAAACGCGGCGACCATGCCGAATTGGCGTTGCGTACCCAATCTTACCAATGTCTACTACTCGACCGTGGTTTGCCGGGATTGAGCGGAGACCGTTTGCTCTCCGGCCTGCGGGCTCATGGCAACGACATGCCGGTATTGCTGATTACCGCCCGCGACGCCTTGTCGGACCGCATTGCGGGCCTTGATCTCGGCGCCGACGATTATCTGGTGAAACCTTTCGACTTGGAAGAATTATCGGCGCGCCTCCGCGCCGCTATCCGGCGCGGCTCCGGGCAGGCCGCCGGCGTGCTGCGTCACGGCGGCATCGTGCTTGACCCGGCAGGCAAACAGATTACCCAAAACGGGGCGGCCGTCGTGTTGACGGCACGAGAATTCGCCATCCTCCATGCCTTAATGCTGCACGGCGGCCGGCCGGTCAGTCGCGATCGGCTCGAAGACGCCCTGTACGGCTGGGGCGAGGAAGTGGAAAGCAATACGGTCGAGGTACACATTTACCACCTGCGCAAAAAGCTGGGGCGCCGCCTGATCCGCACCCTGCGCGGCCTGGGTTATGTGCTGGAAGCGCCGTGA
- the rnt gene encoding ribonuclease T produces the protein MDISSLPLGKRFRGYLPVIIDIETAGFNPKKNALLEIAAVIVEFNAEGDLEITERYSTHVIPFKNAELDESALKFNGIDPYHPFRMAIDEDEALHMIFRPIRQAVKRNLCTRAILVGHNPAFDLSFLNAAIQRTQNKRSPFHPFSTFDTATLGGLAYQETVLAKIAKAAGLEWDNEKAHSALYDAEMTAALFCKIVNRWKQLETAAGKL, from the coding sequence ATGGATATATCCTCACTTCCTCTAGGCAAACGTTTTAGAGGTTATTTACCTGTCATTATAGACATCGAAACGGCCGGATTTAATCCGAAGAAGAACGCCTTGCTGGAAATTGCGGCAGTCATCGTAGAATTCAACGCGGAAGGTGATCTGGAGATCACCGAACGTTATTCCACCCATGTGATTCCGTTCAAAAATGCCGAACTCGACGAGTCCGCGCTCAAATTCAACGGCATCGATCCGTATCATCCGTTCCGGATGGCGATCGACGAGGACGAAGCGCTGCACATGATTTTCAGACCCATCCGGCAGGCGGTCAAACGCAATCTCTGCACCCGCGCCATCCTGGTCGGGCACAATCCGGCGTTCGATTTGAGCTTCCTGAATGCGGCGATTCAGCGCACGCAAAACAAACGCAGCCCGTTCCATCCGTTCAGCACCTTCGACACCGCCACGCTGGGCGGTCTCGCCTATCAGGAAACGGTACTGGCCAAAATCGCCAAAGCCGCCGGCCTCGAATGGGACAACGAGAAGGCCCATTCGGCGCTGTACGATGCGGAAATGACCGCCGCGCTATTCTGCAAGATCGTGAACCGGTGGAAGCAACTGGAAACGGCGGCAGGGAAACTTTAA